One genomic region from Falco rusticolus isolate bFalRus1 chromosome 19, bFalRus1.pri, whole genome shotgun sequence encodes:
- the UBAP2L gene encoding ubiquitin-associated protein 2-like isoform X3 — translation MMTSVGTNRARGNWEQTQTQSQTQHKQRPQATAEQIRLAQMISDHNDADFEEKVKQLIDITGKNQDECVIALHDCNGDVNRAINVLLEGNPDTVGLGPVNLHSWEMVGKKKGVSGQKESGQTEPSEESKENRERDRDFSRRRGGPPRRGRGASRGREFRGQENGLDGGKSGGSSGRGTERGRRGRGRGRGGSGRRGGRFSAQGMGTFNPADYAEPAGADENYGNSNNNTWNNTGSFEPDDGTRLDFIGGEGSNYPRKFDTAPGTIHPGAWRAATEEWGTEDWNEDLSETKIFTASNVSSVPLPAENVTITAGQRIDLAVLLGKTPSSMENESTNLESSQAPSLAQPLVFSNSKQSAISQPASGNSFSHHSMVSMLGKGFGDVGEAKGSSTTGSQFLEQFKTAQALAQLAAQHTQPGGSTTASSWDMGSTTQTSSLVQYDLKNPTDSSVHSPFTKRQAFTSTSTMIEVFMQEKQPVVTASTTMPAPPSSPLPSKTNPVPQMSPGSSDNQSSSPQPAQQKLKQQKKKASLTSKIPALAVEMPGSADISGLNLQFGALQFGSEPVLAEYESTPTTSAAVSQPQSSLYTSTASESSSTISSNQSQESGYQSGTIQTATFTSQNSAQGPLYEQRSTQTRRYPNSISSSPQKDLTQAKNGFSSVQPTPLQTAQAVEGATGPAVKSDSPSAPSIAPLNDGVSASSLLTTASQHSTALSSLSHSEELPSTTTAQLSSTLPTQQNSLSSSTSSGRTSTSTLLHTSVESEASLHSSASTFSTSSSTVSAAPPVVSVSSSLSSVSSLGLSLSSNSTVTASTRSSVATTSGKAPPNLPPGVPPLLPNPYIMAPGLLHAYPPQVYGYDDLQMLQTRFPLDYYSIPFPTPTTPLTGRDGSLSSNPYSGDLTKFGRGDASSPAPATTLAQPQQSQTQTHHTTQQTFLNPALPPGYSYTSLPYYTGVPGLPSTFQYGPAVFPVAPTSSKQHGVNVSVNASATPFQQPSGYGSHGYSTGVSVTSSNTGVPDISGSVYSKTQQSFEKQGFHTGTPAASFNLPSALGSGGPINPATAAAYPPTPFMHILTPHQQPHSQILHHHLQQDGQMILCCQRQQEDQSGSGQRSQGSSIPQKSQANKSAYNSYSWGAN, via the exons ATGATGACATCGGTGGGCACTAACCGAGCCCGGGGGAACTGGGagcagacacagacacagagccAGACACAGCACAAGCAGCGGCCGCAG GCCACTGCGGAACAGATTCGACTTGCACAGATGATTTCGGACCATAACGACGCTGACTTTGAGGAGAAGGTGAAACAA CTGATCGACATCACAGGCAAGAACCAGGATGAGTGTGTGATTGCTCTGCACGACTGCAATGGGGATGTTAACAGAGCCATCAACGTGCTGCTGGAGGGCAATCCGGACACGGTAGGATTGGGTCCTGTAAATCTG CATTCCTGGGAAATGGTCGGGAAGAAGAAGGGTGTCTCAGGACAGAAGGAGAGTGGACAGACAGAACCcagtgaagaaagcaaagaaaaccgGGAGAGGGATCGGGATTTCAGCAGACGACGTGGCGGGCCACCGAGGCGGGGGCGAGGTGCCAGCCGTGGAAGAGAGT ttCGGGGCCAGGAGAATGGACTAGACGGTGGTAAGAGCGGAGGATCCTCTGGAAGAGGCACAGAAAGAGGGAGGCGGGGACGTGGCCGAGGCCGAG GTGGCTCTGGAAGGCGAGGGGGAAGATTTTCTGCCCAGGGCATGGG AACTTTCAACCCCGCTGACTACGCTGAGCCGGCCGGCGCGGATGAGAACTATGGGAATAGCAACAACAACACATGGAACAACACTGGCAGCTTTGAGCCGGATGATGGCACAA gacTTGATTTCATTGGGGGTGAGGGGTCAAATTATCCCCGAAAATTTGACACTGCTCCTGGTACGATTCATCCAG GTGCGTGGAGGGCAGCGACGGAAGAATGGGGCACGGAGGACTGGAATGAAGAT CTGTCTGAGACAAAGATCTTCACCGCCTCCAATGTGTCTTCAGTGCCTCTGCCTGCCGAGAATGTGACAATCACAGCTGGACAGAG AATTGATCTTGCAGTCCTGCTAGGAAAGACTCCCTCTTCTATGGAGAATGAGTCAACAAACCTGGAGTCGTCCCAGGCTCCTTCCCTGGCCCAGCCACTGGTGTTCAGCAATTCCAAGCAGAGTGCTATATCCCAACCTGCCTCTGGTAACTCCTTCTCTCACCACAGCATG GTGAGCATGCTGGGGAAAGGGTTTGGAGACGTCGGGGAGGCCAAAGGCAGCAGTACCACAGGTTCCCAGTTCCTGGAGCAGTTCAAGACAGCCCAGGCTCTGGCTCAGCTGGCTGCTCAGCACACCCAGCCTGGTGGGAGCACCACCGCTTCGTCTTGGGACATGGGATCCACTACGCAGACCTCGTCTCTTGTGCAGTATG ATCTCAAGAATCCAACAGACTCTTCGGTGCATAGTCCCTTCACCAAGCGTCAAGCCTTCACGTCAACTTCGACCATGATAGAAGTGTTCatgcaggagaagcagcctgTGGTGACCGCCTCCACAACCATGCCGGCACCCCCTTCCTCGCCGCTGCCCAGCAAAACCAATCCTGTTCCCCAGATGTCCCCAGGGTCCTCGGACAACCAGTCCTCCagtccccagccagcacagcagaagctgaagcagcaaaagaaaaaagcatcgTTAACATCAAAG ATCCCTGCGCTCGCGGTGGAGATGCCTGGCTCGGCGGATATCTCAGGGCTAAACCTGCAGTTCGGGGCGTTACAGTTTGGTTCGGAGCCTGTTCTCGCTGAGTACGAATCGACGCCCACAACGAGCGCTGCCGTTAGCCAACCTCAAAGCAGCCTGTACACCAGCACGGCTAG TGAATCCTCATCCACAATTTCGTCCAATCAAAGCCAGGAGTCTGGTTACCAGAGCGGCACAATACAGACAGCAACGTTTACCTCCCAGAACAGCGCTCAGGGACCACTGTACGAACAGAGATCCACCCAGACGAGGCGATACCCAAACTCAATCTCGTCCTCGCCCCAGAAAGATCTGACCCAGGCGAAG aaTGGTTTCAGTTCTGTACAACCCACGCCATTACAAACCGCGCAGGCTGTTGAAG GTGCTACAGGCCCCGCAGTGAAATCAGattccccctctgctcccagtaTCGCGCCTCTCAACGACGGGGTGTCTGCATCGTCCTTGCTGACGACAGCCAGCCAACACTCgacagctctgagcagcctgagcCACAGCGAGGAACTCCCCAGTACAACCACCGCCCAGCTCAGCAG TACGTTACCCACCCAGCAGAACAGTCTGTCCTCATCCACATCCTCTGGGCGAACATCAACTTCAACTCTTCTG CACACAAGCGTGGAGAGTGAAGCCAGCCTCCATTCTTCTGCTAGCACTttctccacctcctccagcacagTGTCAGCCGCCCCGCCAGTTGTCAGCGTTTCATCCAGTCTCAGCAGTGTCAGCAGCCTGGGCCTCAGCCTCAGCAGTAATTCCACGGTGACGGCCTCGACTCGCAGCTCCGTTGCGACAACATCAG gaaaagcccCTCCCAATCTCCCTCCTGGAGTCCCACCGTTGTTGCCTAATCCGTACATCATGGCTCCAGGGTTGCTACATGCGTATCCG CCACAGGTGTATGGATATGATGACTTGCAAATGCTCCAGACGAGATTCCCGTTG GATTACTACAGCATCCCATTCCCTACGCCCACCACCCCACTGACTGGAAGAGATGGCAGCCTGAGCAGCAATCCGTACTCTG GTGACTTAACAAAATTCGGCCGAGGCGATGCCTCTTCCCCCGCTCCTGCAACAACTTTGGCCCAGCCTCAGCAGAGCCAGACCCAGACTCACCACACCACGCAGCAGACGTTCCTGAACCCGGCGCTGCCTCCTGGCTACAGTTACACCAGTCTGCCCTACTACACAGGGGTAccagggctccccagcacctTCCAGTATGGGCCCGCCGTGTTCCCT GTTGCTCCTACCTCTTCCAAGCAGCATGGTGTGAATGTCAGCGTCAACGCATCAGCCACCCCTTTTCAGCAGCCCAGTGGCTACGGCTCTCACGGATACAGCACTG gtGTATCCGTGACATCCAGTAATACAGGAGTGCCGGACATCTCGGGCTCTGTCTACTCCAAAACTCAG CAATCCTTCGAGAAGCAGGGATTTCACACTGGAACCCCGGCAGCCTCCTTCAACCTGCCTTCAGCGTTGGGCAGTGGCGGCCCCATCAACCCTGCGACGGCGGCGGCgtacccccccacccctttcaTGCACATCCTGACCCCGCATCAGCAGCCCCACTCGCAGAtcctccaccaccacctgcaGCAGGACGGGCAG ATGATACTGTGCTGCCAACGCCAGCAGGAAGACCAG AGCGGCTCCGGGCAGCGCAGCCAAGGCAGCTCCATCCCCCAGAAATCCCAGGCCAACAAGTCTGCCTACAACAGCTACAGCTGGGGCGCCAACTGA
- the UBAP2L gene encoding ubiquitin-associated protein 2-like isoform X1 yields MMTSVGTNRARGNWEQTQTQSQTQHKQRPQATAEQIRLAQMISDHNDADFEEKVKQLIDITGKNQDECVIALHDCNGDVNRAINVLLEGNPDTVGLGPVNLHSWEMVGKKKGVSGQKESGQTEPSEESKENRERDRDFSRRRGGPPRRGRGASRGREFRGQENGLDGGKSGGSSGRGTERGRRGRGRGRGGSGRRGGRFSAQGMGTFNPADYAEPAGADENYGNSNNNTWNNTGSFEPDDGTRLDFIGGEGSNYPRKFDTAPGTIHPGAWRAATEEWGTEDWNEDLSETKIFTASNVSSVPLPAENVTITAGQRIDLAVLLGKTPSSMENESTNLESSQAPSLAQPLVFSNSKQSAISQPASGNSFSHHSMVSMLGKGFGDVGEAKGSSTTGSQFLEQFKTAQALAQLAAQHTQPGGSTTASSWDMGSTTQTSSLVQYDLKNPTDSSVHSPFTKRQAFTSTSTMIEVFMQEKQPVVTASTTMPAPPSSPLPSKTNPVPQMSPGSSDNQSSSPQPAQQKLKQQKKKASLTSKIPALAVEMPGSADISGLNLQFGALQFGSEPVLAEYESTPTTSAAVSQPQSSLYTSTASESSSTISSNQSQESGYQSGTIQTATFTSQNSAQGPLYEQRSTQTRRYPNSISSSPQKDLTQAKNGFSSVQPTPLQTAQAVEGATGPAVKSDSPSAPSIAPLNDGVSASSLLTTASQHSTALSSLSHSEELPSTTTAQLSSTLPTQQNSLSSSTSSGRTSTSTLLHTSVESEASLHSSASTFSTSSSTVSAAPPVVSVSSSLSSVSSLGLSLSSNSTVTASTRSSVATTSGKAPPNLPPGVPPLLPNPYIMAPGLLHAYPPQVYGYDDLQMLQTRFPLDYYSIPFPTPTTPLTGRDGSLSSNPYSGDLTKFGRGDASSPAPATTLAQPQQSQTQTHHTTQQTFLNPALPPGYSYTSLPYYTGVPGLPSTFQYGPAVFPVAPTSSKQHGVNVSVNASATPFQQPSGYGSHGYSTGVSVTSSNTGVPDISGSVYSKTQQSFEKQGFHTGTPAASFNLPSALGSGGPINPATAAAYPPTPFMHILTPHQQPHSQILHHHLQQDGQLPYLQMILCCQRQQEDQSGSGQRSQGSSIPQKSQANKSAYNSYSWGAN; encoded by the exons ATGATGACATCGGTGGGCACTAACCGAGCCCGGGGGAACTGGGagcagacacagacacagagccAGACACAGCACAAGCAGCGGCCGCAG GCCACTGCGGAACAGATTCGACTTGCACAGATGATTTCGGACCATAACGACGCTGACTTTGAGGAGAAGGTGAAACAA CTGATCGACATCACAGGCAAGAACCAGGATGAGTGTGTGATTGCTCTGCACGACTGCAATGGGGATGTTAACAGAGCCATCAACGTGCTGCTGGAGGGCAATCCGGACACGGTAGGATTGGGTCCTGTAAATCTG CATTCCTGGGAAATGGTCGGGAAGAAGAAGGGTGTCTCAGGACAGAAGGAGAGTGGACAGACAGAACCcagtgaagaaagcaaagaaaaccgGGAGAGGGATCGGGATTTCAGCAGACGACGTGGCGGGCCACCGAGGCGGGGGCGAGGTGCCAGCCGTGGAAGAGAGT ttCGGGGCCAGGAGAATGGACTAGACGGTGGTAAGAGCGGAGGATCCTCTGGAAGAGGCACAGAAAGAGGGAGGCGGGGACGTGGCCGAGGCCGAG GTGGCTCTGGAAGGCGAGGGGGAAGATTTTCTGCCCAGGGCATGGG AACTTTCAACCCCGCTGACTACGCTGAGCCGGCCGGCGCGGATGAGAACTATGGGAATAGCAACAACAACACATGGAACAACACTGGCAGCTTTGAGCCGGATGATGGCACAA gacTTGATTTCATTGGGGGTGAGGGGTCAAATTATCCCCGAAAATTTGACACTGCTCCTGGTACGATTCATCCAG GTGCGTGGAGGGCAGCGACGGAAGAATGGGGCACGGAGGACTGGAATGAAGAT CTGTCTGAGACAAAGATCTTCACCGCCTCCAATGTGTCTTCAGTGCCTCTGCCTGCCGAGAATGTGACAATCACAGCTGGACAGAG AATTGATCTTGCAGTCCTGCTAGGAAAGACTCCCTCTTCTATGGAGAATGAGTCAACAAACCTGGAGTCGTCCCAGGCTCCTTCCCTGGCCCAGCCACTGGTGTTCAGCAATTCCAAGCAGAGTGCTATATCCCAACCTGCCTCTGGTAACTCCTTCTCTCACCACAGCATG GTGAGCATGCTGGGGAAAGGGTTTGGAGACGTCGGGGAGGCCAAAGGCAGCAGTACCACAGGTTCCCAGTTCCTGGAGCAGTTCAAGACAGCCCAGGCTCTGGCTCAGCTGGCTGCTCAGCACACCCAGCCTGGTGGGAGCACCACCGCTTCGTCTTGGGACATGGGATCCACTACGCAGACCTCGTCTCTTGTGCAGTATG ATCTCAAGAATCCAACAGACTCTTCGGTGCATAGTCCCTTCACCAAGCGTCAAGCCTTCACGTCAACTTCGACCATGATAGAAGTGTTCatgcaggagaagcagcctgTGGTGACCGCCTCCACAACCATGCCGGCACCCCCTTCCTCGCCGCTGCCCAGCAAAACCAATCCTGTTCCCCAGATGTCCCCAGGGTCCTCGGACAACCAGTCCTCCagtccccagccagcacagcagaagctgaagcagcaaaagaaaaaagcatcgTTAACATCAAAG ATCCCTGCGCTCGCGGTGGAGATGCCTGGCTCGGCGGATATCTCAGGGCTAAACCTGCAGTTCGGGGCGTTACAGTTTGGTTCGGAGCCTGTTCTCGCTGAGTACGAATCGACGCCCACAACGAGCGCTGCCGTTAGCCAACCTCAAAGCAGCCTGTACACCAGCACGGCTAG TGAATCCTCATCCACAATTTCGTCCAATCAAAGCCAGGAGTCTGGTTACCAGAGCGGCACAATACAGACAGCAACGTTTACCTCCCAGAACAGCGCTCAGGGACCACTGTACGAACAGAGATCCACCCAGACGAGGCGATACCCAAACTCAATCTCGTCCTCGCCCCAGAAAGATCTGACCCAGGCGAAG aaTGGTTTCAGTTCTGTACAACCCACGCCATTACAAACCGCGCAGGCTGTTGAAG GTGCTACAGGCCCCGCAGTGAAATCAGattccccctctgctcccagtaTCGCGCCTCTCAACGACGGGGTGTCTGCATCGTCCTTGCTGACGACAGCCAGCCAACACTCgacagctctgagcagcctgagcCACAGCGAGGAACTCCCCAGTACAACCACCGCCCAGCTCAGCAG TACGTTACCCACCCAGCAGAACAGTCTGTCCTCATCCACATCCTCTGGGCGAACATCAACTTCAACTCTTCTG CACACAAGCGTGGAGAGTGAAGCCAGCCTCCATTCTTCTGCTAGCACTttctccacctcctccagcacagTGTCAGCCGCCCCGCCAGTTGTCAGCGTTTCATCCAGTCTCAGCAGTGTCAGCAGCCTGGGCCTCAGCCTCAGCAGTAATTCCACGGTGACGGCCTCGACTCGCAGCTCCGTTGCGACAACATCAG gaaaagcccCTCCCAATCTCCCTCCTGGAGTCCCACCGTTGTTGCCTAATCCGTACATCATGGCTCCAGGGTTGCTACATGCGTATCCG CCACAGGTGTATGGATATGATGACTTGCAAATGCTCCAGACGAGATTCCCGTTG GATTACTACAGCATCCCATTCCCTACGCCCACCACCCCACTGACTGGAAGAGATGGCAGCCTGAGCAGCAATCCGTACTCTG GTGACTTAACAAAATTCGGCCGAGGCGATGCCTCTTCCCCCGCTCCTGCAACAACTTTGGCCCAGCCTCAGCAGAGCCAGACCCAGACTCACCACACCACGCAGCAGACGTTCCTGAACCCGGCGCTGCCTCCTGGCTACAGTTACACCAGTCTGCCCTACTACACAGGGGTAccagggctccccagcacctTCCAGTATGGGCCCGCCGTGTTCCCT GTTGCTCCTACCTCTTCCAAGCAGCATGGTGTGAATGTCAGCGTCAACGCATCAGCCACCCCTTTTCAGCAGCCCAGTGGCTACGGCTCTCACGGATACAGCACTG gtGTATCCGTGACATCCAGTAATACAGGAGTGCCGGACATCTCGGGCTCTGTCTACTCCAAAACTCAG CAATCCTTCGAGAAGCAGGGATTTCACACTGGAACCCCGGCAGCCTCCTTCAACCTGCCTTCAGCGTTGGGCAGTGGCGGCCCCATCAACCCTGCGACGGCGGCGGCgtacccccccacccctttcaTGCACATCCTGACCCCGCATCAGCAGCCCCACTCGCAGAtcctccaccaccacctgcaGCAGGACGGGCAG CTTCCATATTTGCAGATGATACTGTGCTGCCAACGCCAGCAGGAAGACCAG AGCGGCTCCGGGCAGCGCAGCCAAGGCAGCTCCATCCCCCAGAAATCCCAGGCCAACAAGTCTGCCTACAACAGCTACAGCTGGGGCGCCAACTGA
- the UBAP2L gene encoding ubiquitin-associated protein 2-like isoform X8 translates to MMTSVGTNRARGNWEQTQTQSQTQHKQRPQATAEQIRLAQMISDHNDADFEEKVKQLIDITGKNQDECVIALHDCNGDVNRAINVLLEGNPDTVGLGPVNLHSWEMVGKKKGVSGQKESGQTEPSEESKENRERDRDFSRRRGGPPRRGRGASRGREFRGQENGLDGGKSGGSSGRGTERGRRGRGRGRGGSGRRGGRFSAQGMGTFNPADYAEPAGADENYGNSNNNTWNNTGSFEPDDGTSAWRAATEEWGTEDWNEDLSETKIFTASNVSSVPLPAENVTITAGQRIDLAVLLGKTPSSMENESTNLESSQAPSLAQPLVFSNSKQSAISQPASGNSFSHHSMVSMLGKGFGDVGEAKGSSTTGSQFLEQFKTAQALAQLAAQHTQPGGSTTASSWDMGSTTQTSSLVQYDLKNPTDSSVHSPFTKRQAFTSTSTMIEVFMQEKQPVVTASTTMPAPPSSPLPSKTNPVPQMSPGSSDNQSSSPQPAQQKLKQQKKKASLTSKIPALAVEMPGSADISGLNLQFGALQFGSEPVLAEYESTPTTSAAVSQPQSSLYTSTASESSSTISSNQSQESGYQSGTIQTATFTSQNSAQGPLYEQRSTQTRRYPNSISSSPQKDLTQAKNGFSSVQPTPLQTAQAVEGATGPAVKSDSPSAPSIAPLNDGVSASSLLTTASQHSTALSSLSHSEELPSTTTAQLSSTLPTQQNSLSSSTSSGRTSTSTLLHTSVESEASLHSSASTFSTSSSTVSAAPPVVSVSSSLSSVSSLGLSLSSNSTVTASTRSSVATTSGKAPPNLPPGVPPLLPNPYIMAPGLLHAYPPQVYGYDDLQMLQTRFPLDYYSIPFPTPTTPLTGRDGSLSSNPYSGDLTKFGRGDASSPAPATTLAQPQQSQTQTHHTTQQTFLNPALPPGYSYTSLPYYTGVPGLPSTFQYGPAVFPVAPTSSKQHGVNVSVNASATPFQQPSGYGSHGYSTGVSVTSSNTGVPDISGSVYSKTQQSFEKQGFHTGTPAASFNLPSALGSGGPINPATAAAYPPTPFMHILTPHQQPHSQILHHHLQQDGQLPYLQMILCCQRQQEDQSGSGQRSQGSSIPQKSQANKSAYNSYSWGAN, encoded by the exons ATGATGACATCGGTGGGCACTAACCGAGCCCGGGGGAACTGGGagcagacacagacacagagccAGACACAGCACAAGCAGCGGCCGCAG GCCACTGCGGAACAGATTCGACTTGCACAGATGATTTCGGACCATAACGACGCTGACTTTGAGGAGAAGGTGAAACAA CTGATCGACATCACAGGCAAGAACCAGGATGAGTGTGTGATTGCTCTGCACGACTGCAATGGGGATGTTAACAGAGCCATCAACGTGCTGCTGGAGGGCAATCCGGACACGGTAGGATTGGGTCCTGTAAATCTG CATTCCTGGGAAATGGTCGGGAAGAAGAAGGGTGTCTCAGGACAGAAGGAGAGTGGACAGACAGAACCcagtgaagaaagcaaagaaaaccgGGAGAGGGATCGGGATTTCAGCAGACGACGTGGCGGGCCACCGAGGCGGGGGCGAGGTGCCAGCCGTGGAAGAGAGT ttCGGGGCCAGGAGAATGGACTAGACGGTGGTAAGAGCGGAGGATCCTCTGGAAGAGGCACAGAAAGAGGGAGGCGGGGACGTGGCCGAGGCCGAG GTGGCTCTGGAAGGCGAGGGGGAAGATTTTCTGCCCAGGGCATGGG AACTTTCAACCCCGCTGACTACGCTGAGCCGGCCGGCGCGGATGAGAACTATGGGAATAGCAACAACAACACATGGAACAACACTGGCAGCTTTGAGCCGGATGATGGCACAA GTGCGTGGAGGGCAGCGACGGAAGAATGGGGCACGGAGGACTGGAATGAAGAT CTGTCTGAGACAAAGATCTTCACCGCCTCCAATGTGTCTTCAGTGCCTCTGCCTGCCGAGAATGTGACAATCACAGCTGGACAGAG AATTGATCTTGCAGTCCTGCTAGGAAAGACTCCCTCTTCTATGGAGAATGAGTCAACAAACCTGGAGTCGTCCCAGGCTCCTTCCCTGGCCCAGCCACTGGTGTTCAGCAATTCCAAGCAGAGTGCTATATCCCAACCTGCCTCTGGTAACTCCTTCTCTCACCACAGCATG GTGAGCATGCTGGGGAAAGGGTTTGGAGACGTCGGGGAGGCCAAAGGCAGCAGTACCACAGGTTCCCAGTTCCTGGAGCAGTTCAAGACAGCCCAGGCTCTGGCTCAGCTGGCTGCTCAGCACACCCAGCCTGGTGGGAGCACCACCGCTTCGTCTTGGGACATGGGATCCACTACGCAGACCTCGTCTCTTGTGCAGTATG ATCTCAAGAATCCAACAGACTCTTCGGTGCATAGTCCCTTCACCAAGCGTCAAGCCTTCACGTCAACTTCGACCATGATAGAAGTGTTCatgcaggagaagcagcctgTGGTGACCGCCTCCACAACCATGCCGGCACCCCCTTCCTCGCCGCTGCCCAGCAAAACCAATCCTGTTCCCCAGATGTCCCCAGGGTCCTCGGACAACCAGTCCTCCagtccccagccagcacagcagaagctgaagcagcaaaagaaaaaagcatcgTTAACATCAAAG ATCCCTGCGCTCGCGGTGGAGATGCCTGGCTCGGCGGATATCTCAGGGCTAAACCTGCAGTTCGGGGCGTTACAGTTTGGTTCGGAGCCTGTTCTCGCTGAGTACGAATCGACGCCCACAACGAGCGCTGCCGTTAGCCAACCTCAAAGCAGCCTGTACACCAGCACGGCTAG TGAATCCTCATCCACAATTTCGTCCAATCAAAGCCAGGAGTCTGGTTACCAGAGCGGCACAATACAGACAGCAACGTTTACCTCCCAGAACAGCGCTCAGGGACCACTGTACGAACAGAGATCCACCCAGACGAGGCGATACCCAAACTCAATCTCGTCCTCGCCCCAGAAAGATCTGACCCAGGCGAAG aaTGGTTTCAGTTCTGTACAACCCACGCCATTACAAACCGCGCAGGCTGTTGAAG GTGCTACAGGCCCCGCAGTGAAATCAGattccccctctgctcccagtaTCGCGCCTCTCAACGACGGGGTGTCTGCATCGTCCTTGCTGACGACAGCCAGCCAACACTCgacagctctgagcagcctgagcCACAGCGAGGAACTCCCCAGTACAACCACCGCCCAGCTCAGCAG TACGTTACCCACCCAGCAGAACAGTCTGTCCTCATCCACATCCTCTGGGCGAACATCAACTTCAACTCTTCTG CACACAAGCGTGGAGAGTGAAGCCAGCCTCCATTCTTCTGCTAGCACTttctccacctcctccagcacagTGTCAGCCGCCCCGCCAGTTGTCAGCGTTTCATCCAGTCTCAGCAGTGTCAGCAGCCTGGGCCTCAGCCTCAGCAGTAATTCCACGGTGACGGCCTCGACTCGCAGCTCCGTTGCGACAACATCAG gaaaagcccCTCCCAATCTCCCTCCTGGAGTCCCACCGTTGTTGCCTAATCCGTACATCATGGCTCCAGGGTTGCTACATGCGTATCCG CCACAGGTGTATGGATATGATGACTTGCAAATGCTCCAGACGAGATTCCCGTTG GATTACTACAGCATCCCATTCCCTACGCCCACCACCCCACTGACTGGAAGAGATGGCAGCCTGAGCAGCAATCCGTACTCTG GTGACTTAACAAAATTCGGCCGAGGCGATGCCTCTTCCCCCGCTCCTGCAACAACTTTGGCCCAGCCTCAGCAGAGCCAGACCCAGACTCACCACACCACGCAGCAGACGTTCCTGAACCCGGCGCTGCCTCCTGGCTACAGTTACACCAGTCTGCCCTACTACACAGGGGTAccagggctccccagcacctTCCAGTATGGGCCCGCCGTGTTCCCT GTTGCTCCTACCTCTTCCAAGCAGCATGGTGTGAATGTCAGCGTCAACGCATCAGCCACCCCTTTTCAGCAGCCCAGTGGCTACGGCTCTCACGGATACAGCACTG gtGTATCCGTGACATCCAGTAATACAGGAGTGCCGGACATCTCGGGCTCTGTCTACTCCAAAACTCAG CAATCCTTCGAGAAGCAGGGATTTCACACTGGAACCCCGGCAGCCTCCTTCAACCTGCCTTCAGCGTTGGGCAGTGGCGGCCCCATCAACCCTGCGACGGCGGCGGCgtacccccccacccctttcaTGCACATCCTGACCCCGCATCAGCAGCCCCACTCGCAGAtcctccaccaccacctgcaGCAGGACGGGCAG CTTCCATATTTGCAGATGATACTGTGCTGCCAACGCCAGCAGGAAGACCAG AGCGGCTCCGGGCAGCGCAGCCAAGGCAGCTCCATCCCCCAGAAATCCCAGGCCAACAAGTCTGCCTACAACAGCTACAGCTGGGGCGCCAACTGA